The Fusobacterium pseudoperiodonticum DNA window AGAAGTAAGAAATAATGCTAGGAAAAATAGACATATAGATAATCAATATCAAAGAAGAGGAACTAATATTAGGTATATTAGCAATAGAATGAGGAGAATAGATAACTAAAAGTATACCTCCAATTAAAAGTGAATACATACTTACAGAAAAAGAAGAATATTTTTTAGTTAAGTATCTTTGTGAAATATTATATGTACTAAGTAAAAGACAACCTAGTAACATATAAAGAACTCCCTTATTTATTGTCAAAGTTCCATTCCAAAGAGTTAAAACTAAGATACCACAAAATGATATTCCCATTGCAAACCAACCTATCAATTTTATTTTTTCATTGAACATAAAATATGCAATGATAGCTGTAATTGCTGGTGCAAGAGCATTTATTACACTCAAAGTTGAAGGGCTAGAAAGTACAGTAGCTATATTAAATAGTACTATATAACCTGCATATCCCGAAAAACCTGCAAATATAAAAGCTGGAATATCTTTTAAATTTGGAAAGGGAATTTTTTTCTTTATTAAAATAAAAATTACAATGATAGAGGCAAAAAAGTACCTTAAAACTCCAAGTGACATGGCGTCAACTTCTTTTAAAACTACTTTAGTGATTACAAAGGCTGTTGCCCAGAAAAAGATTCCAATAAAAGCACAATGTTTAGCAGTTAACTTTTTGAAAATTTGGCTAAAATCCATTTTTTAATCTCCTTTTAAATATTTTAATTTCATTTTAACATACTTGATTATAGATTTCCAATAAAAAGTATAAAATATAGCCTTTAAGTTATATTTTTAGCTAGAATTTCAATAAGAGTTTAATAAAATTTTTAATTAAAAAGTGGAAATCTAAAATAAAATATTGTATAATTTCTACTGATGACCCCGTAGCTCAATTGGATAGAGTGACTCCCTCCTAAGGAGTAGGTTGTGTGTTCAAGCCACATCGGGGTCGCCATTTTATAAAAATAACAATAGAAATCAAATTAGAAAAAATTCTAATAAGATTTCTATTTTTTTATTTTAAATAAAAAGGGGCTGTTGCAAAATTAAAATTGTACTGCACCCAAAATCTTGGACACAAGATTGGAGGTGCAGTTTTTTTTGTGAGTAAATTAAGAAGAGAAGATAAAATTAAAATATATGAAAGAAGAAAAAATGGTGAAACTATTCCTTCTTTAGCTAAAGCTTTTGATGTTCAGGAATCTAATATTAAATATTTAATAGCTTTAATAAAAAAACATGGATATAATATTTTAAGAGAAGATAAAAATAGAGTGTATTCTAAAGATTTTAAATTACAAACAATTAATAGAATTTTAATTAATCATGAATCTATTAATTCTGTTGCTATTGATATTGGATTGACATCTTCTGGTATTTTAGATAATTGGCTTTCAAAATTTAAAGAAAATGGGTATAATGTTGTAGAAAAGAAAAAAGGAAGGAAACCTAAATCTATGACTAAACTTAAGAAAAATGATAAGACATTATCTGAAAAAGAGAAAATTAAGCAATTAGAAGAAGAAAATTTGTATCTTAAGGCTGAGAATGAATACTTAAAAAAATTGAGAGCTCTAGTTCAAGAAAGGGAGCTAAAAGAGAAGAAAAAGTAAGAGTAATAGCCGAACTTAGAGCTAAATATCCTTTCAAAATGCTATTAAAGATTGCTGGAATATCAAAATCAGTATATTATTACTATATTGATAAAAAAGATATTGATGAGAAGAATAAAGATATTATTGAAAAAATCAAAGAAATTTACTATGTGAATAAAGGAAGATATGGTTATCGCAGAGTAACATTGGAGTTAAAAAATCAAGGTTTAAATATTAATCATAAAAAAGTACAAAGACTTATGAAGAAACTTAATTTACAAAGTATTATCCGTAAAAAAAGAAAATATTCTTCATACAAAGGTCGCATAGGAAAGATAGCTGATAACCATATTAAAAGAGATTTTGAAGCAACAGCTCCAAATCAAAAATGGTTTACAGATGTAACAGAATTTAATTTAAGAGGAGAAAAGTTATACTTATCTCCAATATTAGATGCTTATGGAAGATATATAGTTTCATATGATATTTCGTGCAGTGCTAACTTGGAGCAGATAAATCATATGTTAAGTTTAGCATTTAAAGAAAATGAAAATTATGAAAATTTGATATTTCATAGTGACCAAGGATGGCAATATCAGCATTATTCATATCAAGAAAAATTGAAAGAGAAGAAGATAACTCAAAGTATGTCAAGAAAAGGAAATAGTTTAGATAATGGATTGATGGAATGTTTTTTTGGATTATTAAAATTAGAAATGTTTTATGACCAAGAAGAAAAGTACAAAACATTAGAAGAATTGAAAGAAGCAATAGAAGATTATATATATTATTACAACAACAAAAGAATAAAGGAAAAATTAAAAGGATTAACTCCTGCTTCTTACAGAAGTCAATCCTTATTAGTAAGTTAAATTAATTTGTCCAACTTTTTGGGGTCAGTACAAATTTCAATCCTAAAGTAAAAAAATAAGTGAGTTACGAATGGAAATTTTAGATAAAAAATCAAATAGAATGAGCCGAGCAAATGCAGGAGTGTCTGAGTGCAACGAGTTTCCTGATTTGCAGCGAATTCTTGATTTTTTATCGTTAAGAAATTTACTCAGTAACGAACTATTTTTTACTTTTTGTTAATTTGCAACAGCCCCTTCATAGTTTTAGTCATTTAATTTTAAAACTGAAACAAATGCTTCTTGTGGAATTTCAACATTTCCTATGCTCTTCATTCTTTTCTTACCTTCTTTTTGCTTTTCAAGAAGTTTCTTCTTTCTTGTTATATCTCCACCATAACATTTAGCAATAACGTTCTTTCTATATGCTTTTATTGTTTCTCTAGCAATTATTTTAGAACCTAAAGCAGCTTGAATAGGAATTTCAAATTGTTGTCTTGGTATAACTTCACTCAATTTTTGACAAATGGCTTTTCCTCTATAGAAAGCATTGTCATTATGAGCTATAAATGAGAAAGCATCAACAGGTTTTCCTGAAACTAAGATGTCAACTTTAACCAGATTTGATTCTCTATATTCACTTAATTCATATTCAAATGAAGCATATCCCTTTGTTCTAGATTTTAATTTATCATAGAAATCTATAACAATTTCTGCAAGAGGAAGCTCATAGCTAAGCATAGATCTAGTTTCATCTAGATAGTCCATTGAAAGGAAAATCCCTCTTTTTTCTTGGCAAAGTTCCATTACATTTCCAACATATTCTTTAGGAACTATTACTTTTCCTCTGATATATGGCTCTTGTATTGTTATTTTTCCACGACCAGGTTCAGGGAATTCACAAGGGTTATCTATAATTCTTTCTTCTTGATTATCTATTCTAACTTTATACTCAACTGATGGAGTAGTAGAGATTAAATCTATATTGTACTCTCTTCTCAATCTTTCAACTATAATTTCCATATGTAATAGTCCTAAGAATCCACATCTAAATCCAAAACCTAAGGCAATTGATGTTTCAGGTACAAATGTTAAAGAAGCGTCATTTAATTGTAATTTTTCTAAAGCGTCTCTTAGTTCTTCATAGTCATCAGTGAATAATGGATAAACTCCAGCAAAAACCATTGATTGTGCAGGTTTAAATCCAGCTAGTGGAAATAATGCAGGATTTTTTACAGTTGTTATCGTATCTCCAACTCTAGTATCATGTATAGTTTTAACTCCTGTGATAATATATCCAACAGAACCACTAGTTAAAATGTCAGTTGCTCTCATTGTAGGAGAAAAAATACCAGCTTCTAAAACTTCCAATTCTTTTTCAGTTGACCAAATTTTTATTTTATCTCCCTTTTTAATACTTCCATCTAAAACTTTTATATATGTTATTACACCTCTATAATCATCAAAGAAAGAGTCAAAAATTAAGGCCTTTAAAGGAGCATTCTCATCATAATTTGGAGCAGGGATTCTTTGAACAATAGCTTCTAGTATATCTTCAATACCTATTCCATTTTTAGCAGAAGCTAAAACTGCATCATCAGCAGGTAAACCTATAATATCTTCGATTTCTCTTTTTACCTTTTCAGGCTCAGCAGCAGGTAAGTCAATTTTATTTATTATTGGCAAAATCTCTAAGTTGTTTTCAATAGCAAGATATACATTAGCAAGAGTTTGAGCTTCAACACCTTGAGCAGCATCTACAACAAGTAAAGCTCCTTCACAGGCAGCAAGTGATCTTGAAACTTCATATATAAAGTCCACGTGTCCAGGAGTGTCAATTAGATTTAATTCATATTCTTCTCCATCTTTTGCTTTATAGAACAGAGTAACAGCTTGAGCTTTTATAGTTATTCCTTTTTCTCTTTCCAAATCCATTGAATCAAGAATTTGGTCTTTCATATCTCTTTCTGATACTGTCCCAGTATATTCTAAAAGTCTATCTGCAATAGTAGATTTTCCATGATCTATATGGGCAATAATAGAGAAATTTCTCTTATTTTTTTGTAACATTATAGCCTCCAATTTTTAATAATCTTATTAATTATATGGTATTTCAATATTTGTGTCAATGAAAAAATATTTTTTGATTAAATCTTCCAATAGAGGATTTATACCTAAAAATTCTTTTAATTTATTATATTCAACTAACTTTTCTTTCAAATTAGAAGATTTTGATTTTATAGCTTTTATTAGTATATTTTTAGGAGTATGCTCCATATCGATAAATTCAATCATCTTTGTTTTATATCCACAAAGTTCTAAGCTAAGTGAACGAAAACTATCAGTTGCTAAAGTGGCAAACTTATCTAAAACAACTCCATTGTCAGCCATAATCTTTAAAGTATTATGAAATTCTGAATTTTTATTTTTTTGTATTTTTTCAAAGAATTCATGATGGCAACAAGGAACAGCAAGTATAGCTTTTGCATCTAAGCTCAATGCTTTTTCAAGTGAATAGTCTGTGGCATTATTACAAGCATGTAAAGAAAAGACTAAATCTACCTCTTTAGACTTATCATAGTCTTTGATATTACCATTTAAAAACTCTAAATTTTCATAATTTAATTTTTTAGCTGTTTATTACAAAACTCTATTACATCTTTTTTTAAGTCCAAACCTACTATTGAAAAAGTTAAATCTTTTCTATAATTTTTTAAATAGTAGTAAAGAGCAAAAGTTAAATATGATTTTCCACAACCAAAATCTAAAACATTTATATGATTTGTAATAAGCTTTTTAGCTTTTAATTCTTCAATGACATCATCAATGAATTCTAAATACTTATTGATTTGTTTAAATTTATTATAACTAGATTTTAAAATTTTTCCTTCAACTGACATCAAACCTAATTCAATTAAGAAATCAATTTTATCTCCTTCGTTTAGAATATATTGTTTTTTCTTATTATGTTCATTAGAGCTTTTTACTAAATTACTTTCTTTTTCTTTTCTAGAAAAACTTTCTTTTTTTCTTATAAAAGAAATATCTGCACCTTCGATTTGTAATAGTATTTGTTTAAAATTTTCTATATATTCTTTTAAAATATTCTCTAATTCTTGTAAATTATTCAAGTCAATATTTTTATGAAAAGCCTTATTATCTTTAAAACTCTCAATTTGAATATTTTTAGTAGATTTTAAAATTATAGGTTTTATAATAACTTTATTAAAATCACCACTCTTTCTGTCAGAAAAAACAATTTTTATAAGTTTGTCTTCTTGAATATTTTTTTTCAACTCAAATAATACATTTTCTTTTTCCATAATGACCTCAATTATATATTCTTTAGATTTTCTATATCTAAATTATTTCCAATAACTACAATTTTAGTTACCTCAGCCTTTTCTATGGCTTCCATTTCAAAGTTTTTGTAAACTAGGTTAAATTTTCCCCAATAACCATCAACTTTTATTATACCCTTAGCTCTATATACCTTTCCAAAATCACCATTAACTAATCTATTTAAAAGTAAACCTAACTCATCCATAGTTTTTAGATTGATATTTTCTTTTGAAAAAGTTCTCAAATTTATATGAGTACCCATAGAAAAGTTTTTATCTATAACTTTATTTTCTAAGTTTCTATTCAATAGTTCAGCAAACCATTCTTTTGGGAAGTTTCTATAATCATTTGCTTCTACTTCTAAATCAGTATTTAATTCTAAAATTCTATTTTTAATATTTTCTATTTCAAATGGACTTATATTTTCTAATTTAGTTAAAATAACTTTTCCTGTATTTTTGAGATTATCTAGAAAGAAATTATTGAAACTTTCTAAATATTCATCAAATGAAGTCACATCTATTAAGCTTATAGGTCTTAGAATTTCAATATCTTCATTATTAAGTTCCTTTATGTTCTCTACAATTGAACTTAACATTCCAAGTCCTGTAGGTTCTATTAAAAGATATTCAGGATTTATTTCAGAGTAAATTCTCTTTATAGAAGATTTAAAATCCCCTTTCATAGAGCAGCATATACAACCTTCTGACATTTCCCATACATCTAAGTTTTTTTCGTCTAAAAAGTCTTTATCTACACCTATATCGGCATATTCGTTTTCAAGAACAACAAATTCTAAGTTAATATTCTTTGCCATTTCTTTTATAAAAGTAGTTTTTCCAGCACCTAGAAAACCACTTACCAATAAAATCTTCATAATATTATCCTTTCAATTTTATATCTTATGACTCTTTTTGTACTGTTTAAATTTTCTATATTTTTTTAAGACTTTTGTGTATTTTATAGTTCTATCTAAAATTTGAGAAAAAGTCGATACTAAGAATATTCCAACACTTAGAGCCACTGTTAAGAAAATTGTTTCTCTACCCTTTTCCAGAGCTTCTGGAAATTTATTTTCAACAAAGAATGACATAGTATAGTAAATTCCTCCACCTGGAACAAGAGGAATAAGTGCAGGAATTAAGGTAGTTGTAACTGTTGTTCTCTTTAATCTTCCTATTATTTCAGAAAAAACAGTGATTATTATAGCTGAAAAAAGATAAGCAGTTGTCTTAGAATAGCCCATCTCTTTATACAAAAGAAGATAGGTATACCAACCTAAGCCTCCTGCAAAACTACTATATATTAATTTTCTACCTGTGAGATTAAATATAATTCCAAAAAATAAGGTTGAAAATGCTGCTGCAAAAACTTCTATATAATTCATATATTCTCCTCATTTAATTAATTAAAAATATGACATTGTAAATAAAGCAAAACCTGTACCTATTGCTAAAGCTGAACCAACTAGTGCAGCTTCTATACTTCTTGAAGTTCCAGCAAGCAGGTCACCATTTATCAAATCTCTTATTGCATTGGTCAATGCAAGTCCAGGAACTAAAAGCATAAGAGTTCCTATAGCTGAATATGATGGAGTAGAAACAATACCAAGTTTAGTGGCAAAACTCGAAAATATTGTAACTAAAAAGCCACCTAAGGTATTGATAAAAAAGTTATTTAGTTTTAATTTATTAGCAAAGTAGGCCATATAGAAAATTAAAACTCCACCAACTCCTGCAACTAAAAAATCTCTAAATTTTCCATCAAATAAAAGGGAAAAGAAAGCAGCTGAAAAGCAATAAGAAATTAATAAAACTTTCTTTTTATAAACAGTTTGTATTTGAAGTTTTTTTATCTCTTTTTCTAAATCATCTATTTCATATTTATGAATATCAAGCAAAATTTTATGTATTCTATCAATTTTATTTAAGTTATTAGAAACTGAATAAATTCTATTAACTTCTGTAATAACTTCTCCATCTTTCTTTTTTACTGAAGTAAGAACACAAGTCATAGTAACAAATGATTCTGACTTTAAATCGAATCTTCTACATACTAATGTAATAGCTTCTTCTACTCTGTATGCTTCAGCTCCACTTGTCAGTAAAATTTTTCCAATAGTATTGGCGGTTGAAAGTACTTTTATAATAAAAGCATCATTTTGCATAGTTTCCCTCATTATTCAAACATTTTTAAAACTTCATCAGTATATTCTCCATTATCCTTATTTATAACTAAAGGTGGAAGAATAGTTAAGCCAACTTTTCCATTTTTAATTGCTTCTATAAGCACTATTTTAGCATTTTTCTGCTTAGTTGTATAACAAAATTTTATTTTTTTTGCTTCAAAATTATATTTTTGTAATGTGACAAGTATTTCAGATAGTCTGTCTGCTCTATGTACTAAATAAAAATAACCTCTATCTTTAACAAGTTTAGATGATATTTCAATAAGTTCATCTAAGTTTAATTCAACTTCATGTCTTGCGATGGATAGTTGTTCTAAATCATTTAATAATTCTTTATTTTCAGTCACTTTAAAAAAAGGTGGATTAGATAAAACTATATCAAATGAGCCAATAGTGAAATATTTTAAATAATTTTTTATGTTATCATATATTATATATATTTGTTCATTTAAATTATTAATGTTAATATTTCTTAAAGCAAGTTGATACGATATTTCTTGTATTTCAACACCATAAATTTTAGCAGAAGTTCTTTTAGAAAGAAAAAGTGGAATAACAGCATTTCCTGTTCCTATATCTAAAATTTTTTTGGTGTTTTTTGTGAGATTGACAAATTCAGAAATAAGTAAAGAGTCAATTGAGAAGTTAAAATAGTCACTTCTTTGAATTATTTTTAAGTTTTTATTTAATAATGGAATAAGACTTTCAAGATTTTTATTCATAATTTTAAAATCACTCCTTCAATTTTATTATTATAACATATCTGATAAAATAAGGATAGTTTTAAAAAATAGTACAATAAAAATACATTATGCTTTATTAAATAAAAAAATAAAAGAATAAGACATAAAACTCTTGACATAAGTATTAATTAACGATAAAATTACAATAAAGTTTTAATAAAATCCATAAGAGGAGGAAAATAATGGAATTTAATGTACCTAAAACACATGAACTTTTTAGACAAATGATAAGAGAATTTGTTGAAAAAGAAGTAAAACCTATCGCTGCTGAGGTAGATGAAAACGAAAGATTTCCAATGGAAACTGTTGAAAAGATGGCTAAAATTGGAATAATGGGTATCCCTATACCTAAACAATATGGAGGAGCAGGTGGAGACAACCTAATGTATGCTATGGCTGTTGAAGAATTATCAAAAGCTTGTGGAACTACAGGGGTTATCGTTTCTGCACATACATCTTTAGGAACTTGGCCAATCTTAAAATTTGGTAATGAAAAACAAAAACAAAAATATTTACCAAAAATGGCTAGTGGAGAATGGATAGGAGCTTTTGGACTTACTGAACCAAATGCTGGAACAGACGCTGCTGGACAACAAACTATGGCTGTTCAAGATCCTGAAACAGGAGAATGGATTTTAAATGGAGCAAAAATATTCATAACAAATGCAGGATATGCACATGTTTATGTAGTATTTGCTATGACAGATAAATCAAAAGGATTAAAAGGAATTTCTGCTTTTATAGTTGAATCTGGTACACCAGGATTCTCTATTGGTAAAAAAGAAATGAAACTTGGAATTAGAGGATCTGCTACTTGTGAATTAATATTTGAAAACTGTAGAATACCTAAAGAAAACCTATTAGGAGATAAAGGAAAAGGATTCAAGATTGCTATGATGACTCTTGATGGAGGAAGAATAGGAATCGCTTCTCAAGCATTAGGAATAGCTGCTGGAGCATTAGATGAAGCTATAAACTATGCAAAAGAAAGAAAACAATTTGGAAGAAGCTTAGCTCAATTCCAAAATACTCAATTCCAAATAGCTAACTTAGATGTTAAAGTTGAAGCTGCAAGACTTTTAGTTTATAAAGCAGCTTGGAGAGAATCTAACAACTTACCTTATTCTTTAGATGCAGCTAGAGCTAAACTATTTGCTGCTGAAACAGCTATGGAAGTTACAACTAAAGCTGTTCAAATATTTGGAGGATATGGTTATACAAGAGAATATCCAGTTGAAAGAATGATGAGAGATGCTAAGATCACTGAAATCTATGAAGGAACTTCAGAAGTTCAAAGAATGGTAATAGCAGCTAATATTATAAAATAATAACATGGTGGAGGAATAAAAATATGAGAATAGTAGTTTGTATAAAACAAGTTCCAGATACAACTGAAGTTAAAATAGATCCAGTAAAAGGAACAATTATCAGAGACGGTGTTCCTAGTATAATGAACCCTGATGATAAAGGGGGATTAGAAGAAGCTCTAAAATTAAAAGACTTACACGGAGCTGAAGTTATAGTTATAACAATGGGACCACCTCAAGCAGAAGCTATATTAAGAGAAGCTTATGCAATGGGTGCTGATAGAGCAATACTTATAACAGATAGAAAATTCGGAGGAGCTGATACTTTAGCTACTTCTAATACTATAGCTGCTGCAATTAGAAAAATAGAAAATGTTGATTTAATCGTTGCAGGAAGACAAGCAATTGACGGAGATACTGCACAAGTTGGACCTCAAATTGCTGAACATTTAGATTTACCTCAAGTTTCTTATGTAAAAGAAATGGAATATAAAGAAGATTCAAAATCATTTGTTATAAAAAGAGCAACTGAAGATGGATATTTCTTATTAGAACTTCCTACTCCTGGATTAGTAACAGTTCTTGCTGAAGCTAACCAACCTAGATACATGAATGTTGGAGCTATAGTTGATGTTTTTGAAAGACCAATCGAAACTTGGACATTTGATGATATCGAAATAGATCCTGCAAAAATAGGTTTAGCTGGTTCACCAACTAAAGTTAACAAATCATTTACTAAAGGTGTTAAAGAACCTGGAGTATTACATGAAGTTGATCCAAAAGAAGCAGCTAATATTATATTAGAAAAATTAAAAGAAAAATTTATAATCTAATAATAAAGGAGAAAATAATATGAATTTAAACGATTATAAAGGAATCCTAGTGTACGCTGAACAAAGAGATGGAGTGTTACAAAATGTAGGATTAGAATTGTTAGGAAAAGCAACAGAATTAGCATATGAAATAAATAAACAAATAGCTTTAAAAGATGCTGGAGATGAATTAGCTGAATATGCTTCTAAACAAGCAGCAGCTATAAAATCTATAGATGCAGTTGCAGCAACTCTTGAAGAAGAAGATGAAAAAGTAAAAGAAAAAGTTGCTGAAGTAAAAGCTAATAACCCAGATGCAGCTAAAGTAACTGCTCTATTAATAGGACACAATGTTAAAGCACTTGCTGATGAATTAGTAAAAGCTGGAGCAGATAAAGTTTTAGTAGTAGATCAACCTAAATTAGAAGTATATGATACTGAAGCTTATACTCAAGTTTTAACAGCTGCTATAAATGCAGAAAAACCTGAAATAGTTCTATTTGGAGCTACTACTTTAGGAAGAGACTTAGCACCTAGAGTATCTTCTAGAATAGCTACAGGATTAACAGCTGACTGTACAAAACTTGAATTATTAAAAGATAAAGAAAGACAATTAGGTATGACAAGACCTGCATTTGGTGGAAACTTAATGGCAACTATAGTTTCTCCAGATCACAGACCTCAAATGGCTAC harbors:
- a CDS encoding threonine/serine exporter family protein, producing the protein MNYIEVFAAAFSTLFFGIIFNLTGRKLIYSSFAGGLGWYTYLLLYKEMGYSKTTAYLFSAIIITVFSEIIGRLKRTTVTTTLIPALIPLVPGGGIYYTMSFFVENKFPEALEKGRETIFLTVALSVGIFLVSTFSQILDRTIKYTKVLKKYRKFKQYKKSHKI
- a CDS encoding threonine/serine exporter family protein gives rise to the protein MQNDAFIIKVLSTANTIGKILLTSGAEAYRVEEAITLVCRRFDLKSESFVTMTCVLTSVKKKDGEVITEVNRIYSVSNNLNKIDRIHKILLDIHKYEIDDLEKEIKKLQIQTVYKKKVLLISYCFSAAFFSLLFDGKFRDFLVAGVGGVLIFYMAYFANKLKLNNFFINTLGGFLVTIFSSFATKLGIVSTPSYSAIGTLMLLVPGLALTNAIRDLINGDLLAGTSRSIEAALVGSALAIGTGFALFTMSYF
- a CDS encoding IS3 family transposase (programmed frameshift) yields the protein MSKLRREDKIKIYERRKNGETIPSLAKAFDVQESNIKYLIALIKKHGYNILREDKNRVYSKDFKLQTINRILINHESINSVAIDIGLTSSGILDNWLSKFKENGYNVVEKKKGRKPKSMTKLKKNDKTLSEKEKIKQLEEENLYLKAENEYLKKLRALVQERELKEKKKLRVIAELRAKYPFKMLLKIAGISKSVYYYYIDKKDIDEKNKDIIEKIKEIYYVNKGRYGYRRVTLELKNQGLNINHKKVQRLMKKLNLQSIIRKKRKYSSYKGRIGKIADNHIKRDFEATAPNQKWFTDVTEFNLRGEKLYLSPILDAYGRYIVSYDISCSANLEQINHMLSLAFKENENYENLIFHSDQGWQYQHYSYQEKLKEKKITQSMSRKGNSLDNGLMECFFGLLKLEMFYDQEEKYKTLEELKEAIEDYIYYYNNKRIKEKLKGLTPASYRSQSLLVS
- a CDS encoding electron transfer flavoprotein subunit alpha/FixB family protein → MNLNDYKGILVYAEQRDGVLQNVGLELLGKATELAYEINKQIALKDAGDELAEYASKQAAAIKSIDAVAATLEEEDEKVKEKVAEVKANNPDAAKVTALLIGHNVKALADELVKAGADKVLVVDQPKLEVYDTEAYTQVLTAAINAEKPEIVLFGATTLGRDLAPRVSSRIATGLTADCTKLELLKDKERQLGMTRPAFGGNLMATIVSPDHRPQMATVRPGVMKKLPKSDDRKGEIVDFPVTLDEAKMKVKLLNVVKEGGNKVDISEAKILVSGGRGVGAKQNFELLEDLAAEIGGIVSSSRAQVDAGNMPHDRQVGQTGKTVRPEVYFACGISGAIQHVAGMEESEFIIAINKDRFAPIFSVADLGIVGDLHKILPILTEEIKKYKANK
- a CDS encoding electron transfer flavoprotein subunit beta/FixA family protein; its protein translation is MRIVVCIKQVPDTTEVKIDPVKGTIIRDGVPSIMNPDDKGGLEEALKLKDLHGAEVIVITMGPPQAEAILREAYAMGADRAILITDRKFGGADTLATSNTIAAAIRKIENVDLIVAGRQAIDGDTAQVGPQIAEHLDLPQVSYVKEMEYKEDSKSFVIKRATEDGYFLLELPTPGLVTVLAEANQPRYMNVGAIVDVFERPIETWTFDDIEIDPAKIGLAGSPTKVNKSFTKGVKEPGVLHEVDPKEAANIILEKLKEKFII
- a CDS encoding tRNA1(Val) (adenine(37)-N6)-methyltransferase — encoded protein: MNKNLESLIPLLNKNLKIIQRSDYFNFSIDSLLISEFVNLTKNTKKILDIGTGNAVIPLFLSKRTSAKIYGVEIQEISYQLALRNININNLNEQIYIIYDNIKNYLKYFTIGSFDIVLSNPPFFKVTENKELLNDLEQLSIARHEVELNLDELIEISSKLVKDRGYFYLVHRADRLSEILVTLQKYNFEAKKIKFCYTTKQKNAKIVLIEAIKNGKVGLTILPPLVINKDNGEYTDEVLKMFE
- a CDS encoding acyl-CoA dehydrogenase, giving the protein MEFNVPKTHELFRQMIREFVEKEVKPIAAEVDENERFPMETVEKMAKIGIMGIPIPKQYGGAGGDNLMYAMAVEELSKACGTTGVIVSAHTSLGTWPILKFGNEKQKQKYLPKMASGEWIGAFGLTEPNAGTDAAGQQTMAVQDPETGEWILNGAKIFITNAGYAHVYVVFAMTDKSKGLKGISAFIVESGTPGFSIGKKEMKLGIRGSATCELIFENCRIPKENLLGDKGKGFKIAMMTLDGGRIGIASQALGIAAGALDEAINYAKERKQFGRSLAQFQNTQFQIANLDVKVEAARLLVYKAAWRESNNLPYSLDAARAKLFAAETAMEVTTKAVQIFGGYGYTREYPVERMMRDAKITEIYEGTSEVQRMVIAANIIK
- a CDS encoding CobW family GTP-binding protein — its product is MKILLVSGFLGAGKTTFIKEMAKNINLEFVVLENEYADIGVDKDFLDEKNLDVWEMSEGCICCSMKGDFKSSIKRIYSEINPEYLLIEPTGLGMLSSIVENIKELNNEDIEILRPISLIDVTSFDEYLESFNNFFLDNLKNTGKVILTKLENISPFEIENIKNRILELNTDLEVEANDYRNFPKEWFAELLNRNLENKVIDKNFSMGTHINLRTFSKENINLKTMDELGLLLNRLVNGDFGKVYRAKGIIKVDGYWGKFNLVYKNFEMEAIEKAEVTKIVVIGNNLDIENLKNI
- a CDS encoding riboflavin synthase subunit alpha; its protein translation is MEILDKKSNRMSRANAGVSECNEFPDLQRILDFLSLRNLLSNELFFTFC
- the lepA gene encoding translation elongation factor 4: MLQKNKRNFSIIAHIDHGKSTIADRLLEYTGTVSERDMKDQILDSMDLEREKGITIKAQAVTLFYKAKDGEEYELNLIDTPGHVDFIYEVSRSLAACEGALLVVDAAQGVEAQTLANVYLAIENNLEILPIINKIDLPAAEPEKVKREIEDIIGLPADDAVLASAKNGIGIEDILEAIVQRIPAPNYDENAPLKALIFDSFFDDYRGVITYIKVLDGSIKKGDKIKIWSTEKELEVLEAGIFSPTMRATDILTSGSVGYIITGVKTIHDTRVGDTITTVKNPALFPLAGFKPAQSMVFAGVYPLFTDDYEELRDALEKLQLNDASLTFVPETSIALGFGFRCGFLGLLHMEIIVERLRREYNIDLISTTPSVEYKVRIDNQEERIIDNPCEFPEPGRGKITIQEPYIRGKVIVPKEYVGNVMELCQEKRGIFLSMDYLDETRSMLSYELPLAEIVIDFYDKLKSRTKGYASFEYELSEYRESNLVKVDILVSGKPVDAFSFIAHNDNAFYRGKAICQKLSEVIPRQQFEIPIQAALGSKIIARETIKAYRKNVIAKCYGGDITRKKKLLEKQKEGKKRMKSIGNVEIPQEAFVSVLKLND
- a CDS encoding DMT family transporter — protein: MDFSQIFKKLTAKHCAFIGIFFWATAFVITKVVLKEVDAMSLGVLRYFFASIIVIFILIKKKIPFPNLKDIPAFIFAGFSGYAGYIVLFNIATVLSSPSTLSVINALAPAITAIIAYFMFNEKIKLIGWFAMGISFCGILVLTLWNGTLTINKGVLYMLLGCLLLSTYNISQRYLTKKYSSFSVSMYSLLIGGILLVIYSPHSIANIPNISSSSLILIIYMSIFPSIISYFFWTKAFELAKSTTEVTSFMFATPVIATILGMIILGDIPKLSTIIGGVIIISGMILFNKTK